AGACGTTTATGTCTCTTATTAGTTTTAGCTTTGTGAGAGGGTACTATATAACTCAGGACTATTTTCCTGTAAATCTATTTTCCTTTAAGTTTATTTTTTATCGGTTTCCAGGATCATTTCAATCAGGTACAACCTGATAAGAAATCTCTGTCGTTTTGAGGCTGCCTCTTTTCCTTTTTTTCTTTTTCTTCTTTGTCTGCAAGGCCGCTCTATTATTGATTTTCTTTCTTGTGTCAATTCCCTGAAGCCCGACTACAGAAGCCAGGATATAATATGGATTTTTCTTTTCACTCAGCCCTTTAAGGAGGCAATTTACCCTGATATCCTCAGGTATTATGAGCAAAAATCCTTATATAACCAAGGAGGCTGTAACAGTATGAAAGCTCCAGAGTTGGAAAAAGATCCTAATTTTGCGGTCGATGCAAGCGTTTTTTGCTTGTTTGTCAAAGACAGAAACAACTATAGCAACGCTATTGCTGGAGCGGTAGCCATTGTCCTGTACTTTGTGGCAGGACTCCAGCTCTTTGTAGGCGTAGCCTTGGAAGGCGCCGTCTATAGATTCGGGTTTCTGGCTTGGATATTCATCATTGTAGGGGTCATACAGGGGCTTATCGCCTTGTCATGGTCTTGGACATCATTGCCGAAAGGAAAAGCGAACGGCAGACCTACCTTGGATTCGAGGGCTTGCGATAAGATGGTTGACCCCGACGGCTCTGTACAGGGATTGCAGGGCACAACATGCCGGCCCTGCTGCGAAGCCCTGTAAGGATCTTACAGGCTGGTAGAAAAAAGAGTTAAGGTGTTGGCTACCATCACCAAACTTACATTAATGAATTTTATGATGGGCATTGTTTTCTAAAAGTAAGCGTTGAAAATGTTTATACTCTATGGACTCCTATAAGATGCTATGGCAGCGACAACAACAATTTGTATCGACCCTAACACTAAAAATATGCTCGACAGCTTGAAAGTATACAAAAATGGGTCTTATAACTCAGTCGTCGAGCGACTGATAAAAATGGCATATGATAACGATCCATTAACAGATGAAGAAATCGCAGGTATTGAAGAAAGTTTAGAAGATATTAAAGCAGGTAGAGTATATAGCGAAAAAGAAGCAAAAAAGATGTTGGACATCGATGATTAAATGTACTCTATTGAATACACTTCACGTGCAATAAAAGATATTAATAAGTTGCCATCTGATGTGAAAAAACGAATTTTCTATGCAATTAGTGAAATCAAAGAAGACCTTTATGAACATGTCGAGAAGCTAAAATTGTCTGCGAAAACACCTCTGTGAATGATATTACAACATCCACCATAGAGCTGCACTCCTAAGCCTCATAGATCGTGAGCTTGTATTTCTTAGCGGGATGTTCGGTCTGGATACATCCGTTTTCGGGTATCGTTCCTTCAATGACAATCTCATTTTCAGCAGCTTGCACCCATGCCAAAAATCCGCCCTCGATAAGCACCTATTTGGCTTTTCCCTAGGCTTCCAGCATTTCGAGGAACTTTGTCGCTGTGTTTCGCACACAACCGACCTATTTAGCTATCAAGGTTGTTGCTTTCGGGTTTTGGTCGAGGACACCTAAAAAGTCTTCTTTCTTGTATCTTTCAGTATACGCCATGATAACCTATCTGCTGCAATAACAGATATTCGTTTGTCATTGAATTCAATGTCAATATGATATTGTACAACACGTCTGTATAATGCGCGCACGCGTACTGAAGATCGAAAAAAAATCAAAAGATTAAACTACTTCCGGAGAATAAACATAAGAAGTCTTGATTAACTGAATTTGGCGAAGTAGCCATGCACGTCAATCGAATTGATGCATTCACCTTTTTCCCGGTAGTGAATCCTACACTGCCCATTCGGGAGAATAATCGGGCATGGCAAAATTACACTGTAATATAATAAAAGGACTGCTTGAATTAATCCATTCATATTTAGGGTTTTCAAACACTAATTTATAATGACCCGTAGGTAAAGAAGTCGTATTAAGAAAAACCAGATATTTACCAGAACCTATACTGTTACCGATTAGAGAATTATTAAGTTGTGTGCTTGAGTTGTTAGGATATAAAACAATAGAAGAAATGTCTTTTAAACCATCTAAGTCATCACGGAATAGAGTAACGGACAGTCCAATATTTGGACCACCTATTTTTACAGAGATCGGAACTCCTTCGCCCATTTTATATTTTGACTGCATATCAGTAGAAATTTACCACTGAAGCAGATTTTCGTTCGGGTGAATTACACCTGATACGCAGGCAAGAATAAGAAATGAATAGGCTCATGCCATAAATAATATAGATAATGTGAATAACGTCTTATATGCCTCATTTGTGCGTCCATAGATTTGATTGTGTCCCCTAAATTCAGCAGCAATTCCTAGTATAATAGTCAGAATTAGGAAAACAACAGATAGAGTGAATGATTCTTTTTCATTTGGTATGGGTAATCCAGATATCTGTAAAATAACTCCTGAAATAGCAAAGATTCCCGCAAGCCAAAATAAAGGAAATTGAAAGTCCCCGAAAAAAGCACGCACATTTTTCGAAGGGACTAATACCCAAAAAAGTTTCTTCCTAAAAGTGCACTGATCAAATGAAACGTTATAGCAGTCCCAATAATAAATATAAACGTAATAATGTAAACATACCATTTTTCTAAAAAAAGATAGCTCTACTCCGATAACGAATAGGTTTGGAGAAACATAATAAATTTATGTAAATATTCCAAATCAGAGATAGTCATAAATTCTCGGAGTCAGTTGAAGCTTTTTATTAATAGTTTTTTCGATATTTCTTGATCTATAGTTTGTCCTACTCCCTGGAACAGAGAACAAAAAATTTCTTTTCCAAGGTTCAGCGCATGGTCAAAAAAGTTATTTTTACACTAAAAAATAGGGAATTGCCCTAATTGCCTGTATAACGGGACAATATACAGAAAGAGGATAAACAAAAATACACTTAGTAATGGATTTATGGAACTCCGATAAATATACAGAATCAAAATTAGATTAAACATTGAGCAGCTTCTGAAGAGTATGGTAAATAAAGAATTGTAGTGGGAATCTTAGATATCTGAGATTTCACATTCTTGGTGATCTGAAGAATTCTTCATTTAATTAAAAATATTGAATTTCTTTTGTTGTCTTATATTGACCGTTCTTCTATCTCGATGGATTGTTGATTTGTATGTCCTTTATGCATTTTACGGTAGTCATAAAGTAGTGCGATGATGAAGATTACTACATACACGACGGTGTATATTGCTGATTTTGTTATCATTATCGCAATAATGAATGCAATGACTCCTAACCCATAAGACAGCCACTTAACTGACACTTCTAGTATTTTTGCTGGATCGTTTATTATTTGGTTTTCTTTCGTCTTTTTTGGACTTATTAGTTCGGAATGTGTTGAAAATGCATTTATGATGGATATTAAAAGACAGCTAGCAGCAGTCAAAAATAAAAATTTTAGGGAGATAGCGACTGTTAATTGTTTCAGATATGTGGTTGTGTAGGAGATATTATTGAATAAAGTGTTATTGAATTCTTCAAATTTGATAGTAGTAAGTGCATTTACCAAAAGACCAAGTAATAATCCCGCGAAGCCTACAACTGTTGTTGCATGATCTTTAATCGTATCTTGATCTGACATTTAATTTTTCAGCCTGTGGTTGGAGATTCTTGGTAGCAAATTTGAGGGAACACATTGTGGTACGCTAAGCGTAGCATAGCCTATGTTTATTGTCTACATAGAGGCAGCCATTTTACATGTTTAATTATGGTTAACTTATGCTCTGTACATAGCTTCTTCTATTTTTTGGTAGTGCTGCAATGGCACATTCTTTTCCATCAAACCATGCGCATTGGTCCGTGAGGCAGTTATCAAAACCGACTACTGCATTTCCACTGGTTCGTGGTCTCATAGGACATTTTTTGATGCTCACTTGTTTCAGCTCCTGTTTTATTTGCCTCGTGTCTTATGCTTTTTATTTTAGTCGTTCGCTTAAGAGCGCTTTTGTGGATTCTGTAAATTAGCTACAGTTTAGACCCTAAAATCATACGATTAAACTCTACTATTCTTATAACCACAATTTTTTTTCATCAATCCAAAATCACTAAGCACATTGCTTTACATACTTCAGATCATATAAAATTATCTATAGCAGTGTGAAAGTATTCTCGAATTCTCCTCCTAATGCAAGGAATAAAGATATTCAAGTAATATCGAAAAATATAACTTATACTGCTTTGTTTTGATAGAACGAAAAACATGGAAAGCGAAAAAAAAGAATTTAAGGGTTTAAAAAAACATACAGTTTGTACATTACCGCTGTTAAAAGATCAAAGAAAAGAATCTTTAGAGTACACCTTAACTTCAAATTCCGACTTCTCTAGCTCATTTCCTAGGACAACTCATCTATATAAATCTGACAAAGCCATATTAGAAGCGATTTATGAAAAAATTGGTGGAAGTTTTATATCTGCTAATGTTCTCCACGAATCGTCAGATTTAGGTTTAGTTTATAAAATTATAATTGAACATGAAAATGGATACACATTAGTCTTTGATGGGTTATACTTAAGAATTACAAAAATTTTGTCTGATGATCATTTCACTCTTCCTGATCTACTCCCACTAGCAGGTGAGCCGGTTATTGAATATAATATTATATCTTCTTTTGTAAATCAGTTTGTGAAGCCATTATATCCCGAAGCAGTACAATATAGCGTTCCGTATTCTTATTACACTATCGATGAAGTAGAGTTTAAAAAGATTAGCTTAACAAGAATAAATAATGAACAAGCAGTATTAATCTTAAATTATCCTAACTATTTTACTATAAGTCCATCAAATTCTGTGAAACAAGGAAAAAATTTTGGAGTTTATATTGGAGACGAAGACCGTATAAATCAAATGATTGCTCATGATTTCTTTATGGATTATGAAATCGAGCTATTCTCTAATTTTTTCCGTGAACAGCTTAATCACATGTTAAATTATCAAAAAGAGCTGAAAGACTGTTTTGATGGAGTATTTGAACCTATATGGAGAATCAATAATAAGAAAAAGAAATGGGATAGGATGAAAGAGATTCTGATTTCTTTGTATGAAATAATGGAATTAATCGAAAAAGGTCAACTCTGTTCAGAAGCCATACACAAAATAGTGGAGAATAAAACTGCCTTTTTTAACGTACCAAGACAAATTTGGTCTCATGGAGAAGAAATGGACATTGAAGAGAAAATACCTTACTCAACTGATCATTTTTTCGCAATTGAGGTGGAGAATAACGAATTAAAACAAAGCTCAAAGTCATCTATTAAGCCTTCCTACTCTGATAAAGTGGAGTCCTTACAAAGCCAATTAATTAAACTCAAAAACATTGCAAACGATTTATACAATAAAGAAAAAGATTTAGTGAGTATGTATCAAACCGAATTTGCCTTAGATTCTGTAAAAATAGCTTCTGTTGCTTTAATAGTATCTGCTACTGCCATATTGTTGACCCTTTTAGTATCAATTGATGACTTAAAATTAATAATAAATGGTTTCTCTTCTTCCTACTCTAATTCTACTATTTTCTAAAGCTATCAAAGTTCTCTTGCCAGTGTCCTCACAGTCATAACAGGGAGAAACTGTAAACGCACACTATTTGTGTACATGATGCGCCAGCGTGTGATTATATGCGCATGCATATATATTGCAGAAATCCGGGAAAGGAGCCTGAGAACAGGAAAGTGCCTGACCAATGGTATATAGATGTAATGGTTTTTCGATTTTAGCTCTCACTCTAAAAATAAGTGATAGAAGAAGCACAACCTTTGCTATCAGAGGTTGAGAATCAGCCAACATTACTAGGAATAAGGTCGGCTAATTCTCAACCCTATATTCTTCGAGATTTTGAAGATGTTGCTGTTTTTGTGTGGTGTTAGGGTAGTTTGGGGCTTTTTGGGAGATGTGACGAAGTGAAAGCGGACTTTTTGGGGATATTTTGGCAACATTGTAAAATGGAGTGATTTACCGCCCCGTAGGGGAAAGCGGGGAAATCGTACCAGCCTTGAAGTAATCTCACAGTCTTGAGGCTGTGAGTAGTTCAAGAATACTATAAGTCAATACAAGTATTGGCTTAGTGGATTTTATTTTGTGTTACTTTTAACTTTATAAAAATACAGAATATGACATCAATCGAGTACTCATATATATTATTTCTAGCCAGATCATCAAACTGACAATGGTCAAGGACTAGTTTCAGATTCAAAATTAGTTCGAAAATCGAATTGTTTGAGAATTTACACAGAAAACTTAGAGGAGTTAAGTAAAAGGAGTTTATGGAGTTTGGAAGTAGTTTTCCGATACCACCCGAACTCCATAAAGGTGCCCTATGAGGCACAATCAAATTAGCTTTGCTTTTATTTAAGGCCTAACTTGCCTGATTCTGCCTCCTAGGGTAATAATAACTTTAGGAGTGAAATAAATGAAAAATTATAAAAGAACACTAATAGGAACGTTGTTGTTAATCATATTTTTGGTAAATATGGTAGCTCCGGCGTCAGCATACTCATACAGTGGACATAAATGGAACGTAAATTATGTAGTTCCAAGCTAGACTCTTCAGTTCCAAGCTCTTGGTCAAGTCCTATAAAGGCAGCTACAACTGCATGGAATGATGTAGGTGCAGGATTCACCTTCAAATGGATGACAAGTGCAGCCGAAAACAGAATATATTGCGCCAATGATGGACTAGGAGTAATAGCTTTTTGTATTCCAACCCGTAGTAGTAGTGGTTATAATACACGTTATACAATGTATTTTAACACTTATTATTCTTGGTCAACCTCATCTGATGGAACGACTGGATGTTATGATGTGCAGAATATTGCTACTCATGAATTCGGGCATTGGTTAACTTTGGATGATTTAGCCGATCCTGCAGACTCTGAAAAAACGATGTATAAATATGCGTATACCAAAGAAACAAAGAAAAGAACTCTTCACTCTGACGATATAGCAGGTATTAACTATATTTACCCTTAAAAGATGATGACAATGAATAAGAACACAAAATATGGGATCTTTTTTTCCGGAGCATTTTCGTTGATAATATTAAGTGCTCTAGTATTTTCAGGCTCACTAGATAATATTAATCTCGTAAATAATCCATCATCAGATAATGCTAAACTTGTAATTAATGATAAACCTTTATATGGTGATTTCTGTGCTACACTCGAACCACTCAATGACACGGAATTAAGTAACAACTCTGATATGGTTGTCATAGGCACAGTTAAGGAGATACTTCCAAGCAAATGGAACTCTGCCGACGGTAAAAGACCTAATAATACTGATTCATTTAACTTGGAGTCACTTATCTATACTGATATCACCATAAATGTAGACAAATTTTTCAAAAGTTCATCATCATCCAGAGAGGTTACTGTGAGAGTGTATGGTGGAACAGTTGGAAATGATACCCTGGTAGTTGATTTTGAGCCGACGTTCCAACCTGGAGAAAAGGTTCTACTTTATTTGATGAAAGATGCTACTAAAGGTACTAGTAACATTGGACCAGAACATTTTAAAGTTACAGGACTTATGCAAGGTAAGTTTACATTAACTGATGATGGGAAAGCCGTAAGATTTGACAAAACTATCGGTCAGGA
The genomic region above belongs to Methanosarcina horonobensis HB-1 = JCM 15518 and contains:
- a CDS encoding DUF7557 family protein → MAATTTICIDPNTKNMLDSLKVYKNGSYNSVVERLIKMAYDNDPLTDEEIAGIEESLEDIKAGRVYSEKEAKKMLDIDD
- a CDS encoding type II toxin-antitoxin system RelE family toxin, with product MYSIEYTSRAIKDINKLPSDVKKRIFYAISEIKEDLYEHVEKLKLSAKTPL
- a CDS encoding matrixin family metalloprotease, which codes for MERKLCSSKLDSSVPSSWSSPIKAATTAWNDVGAGFTFKWMTSAAENRIYCANDGLGVIAFCIPTRSSSGYNTRYTMYFNTYYSWSTSSDGTTGCYDVQNIATHEFGHWLTLDDLADPADSEKTMYKYAYTKETKKRTLHSDDIAGINYIYP